The sequence below is a genomic window from Lodderomyces elongisporus chromosome 2, complete sequence.
gtatgttagttttttctttttttgatttttaaCCAAATAAAATTCAAGTTGTATGCGTTGCGTAAACAAAGTGTCAATATTGATCCAACTCTCATATGGGTGGTACCTATTATTTAGAGTCGTGCAAGAATGGACAATCAAAATTTTTCCCATATGAAAATATGTTATACGCGTTGTTTCAGAATTGGACACGATAGAGAAGGAGAGTGAgcgaaaataaaaataaaaataaaaataaaaatgaaaatgaaaataaagaagaaatagtAACGActgaaagagagagagagagggaaagagagagagagaaaaaaaagaagcgGAGCAGATCATAAGATTAAGGGGAAGAAGGGATTAGTGAATAAACATGCTTTTAGGTGCTTGACCAAAGTTTTTTGATACATTTAGCATGACTTATAATGCACTGTATCAGATTGCTTATTGATCCAACAATTTGACTATTGCTCGTGAACTAAAacggaaaaaagaaaaaagaaaagagcaaagaGCAAAGGGCAAAGAGTAAAGGgcaaagagcaaaaagtagaaacaaaaaaacaaaaaaacaaaaaacaaaaaaaagcgTATTATCTGATTCTGAGACTTTTGTTTAAACATTAAGTAGGTCCagctttctcttttgttttcattcgCTGGAAACTCTTGCTAATCTTTAATACCTAGCAACTTCACTGGTTGcacaacattaacaaaaTGTACTCAGTTTTCACTAATTAAGTTATCTCCGAATTTACTCTTACTGACTTCAAACAGTTTAATTAATTCACACAGATATAAAAACTAAAGATATACATAAACTCTATTCTTGCTCGGATTTACCTTCTGATGATTGTTGAgcagaggaagaggaagcagcgccagcagcagcagcaggttgttgttgctgttgttgttgttgttgctcttCGTTTCCTTGTGGAGCTCCTGACAAGTCGGTCCACAAGGTCAAGTTATCTCTCAACAATTGCATAATCAATGTAGAGTCCTTGTACGAGTCTTCCGATAATGTCTCCAAGtcagcaacagcatcatCAAAAGCTTGTTTGGCCAAATGGCAAGCTCTGTCTGGGGAGTTCAAAATTTCATAGTAAAACACAGAAAAGTTCAAGGCCAAACCCAATCTGATTGGGTGGGTTGGTGGCAACTCAGTAACAGCAACGTCTGAGGCAGCCTTGTAAGCTTCCAAGGACAAGTCAGcagcttcttttctcttgtcAGCAGTGGCAAATTCGGCCAAGTATCTGTGGTAGTCACCCTTCATCTTGTAGTAGAATACCTTGGACTCACCAGTTTGTGCAGAAGAGATCAAGTGATTGCTCAAGACAGAAAGGATATCTTCACAAATCTTGGACAATTCAGCTTCAATCTTGGCACGGTAGTCTCTGATCAAAGCAACTTGTTGCTCGTTACCCTTGGCTTCTTCCTTCTGTTCAATTGATGAAACAATTCT
It includes:
- the BMH1 gene encoding 14-3-3 protein, producing MTVSREDSVYLAKLAEQAERYEEMVENMKAVASSGQELSVEERNLLSVAYKNVIGARRASWRIVSSIEQKEEAKGNEQQVALIRDYRAKIEAELSKICEDILSVLSNHLISSAQTGESKVFYYKMKGDYHRYLAEFATADKRKEAADLSLEAYKAASDVAVTELPPTHPIRLGLALNFSVFYYEILNSPDRACHLAKQAFDDAVADLETLSEDSYKDSTLIMQLLRDNLTLWTDLSGAPQGNEEQQQQQQQQQPAAAAGAASSSSAQQSSEGKSEQE